A part of Lathamus discolor isolate bLatDis1 chromosome 17, bLatDis1.hap1, whole genome shotgun sequence genomic DNA contains:
- the FEZ1 gene encoding fasciculation and elongation protein zeta-1 isoform X2, giving the protein MEAPLVSLEEEFEEGPGVDGGTPQRTADPALAELESFSAEMMSFKSMEDLVQEFDEKLTVCFRNYDAATEGLAPVRSHLQAQEEEERLQDEEVWDALTDGFAPRSSPRPWLLPGAEASDGTDHQLCEKEEEEEELTERSEQDSGINEEPLLTAEQVIEELEELMQSSPDPEADPEGEEEEEDEEEEEETEADAKGKGSGGGTEPIVLRELHAFSPAFNNNCSHEVLGRLSARELVAAAGRAEAASRALSAELVAQLARRDELAFEKEVKTAFIGALLAVQGEQREQREAARRRRRDRGLSLQGGRPERGNNMPRKRFSMEGISSILHSGLRQTFGPTANEKQYLNTVIPYEKKGSPPSVEDLQMLTNILFAMKEGNEKVPTLLTDYILKVLCPT; this is encoded by the exons ATGGAGGCGCCTCTTGTAAGCCTGGAGGAGGAGTTTGAGGAGGGGCCCGGGGTTGATGGGGGGACCCCACAACGCACTGCAGACCCGGCTCTGGCCGAGCTGGAGAGCTTCTCGGCTGAGATGATGAGCTTCAAGTCCATGGAGGACCTGGTGCAGGAATTCGATGAGAAGCTCACCGTCTGCTTCCGCAACTACGATGCTGCCACCGAGGGGCTGGCCCCTGTGCGGAGCCATCTCCaggcacaggaggaggaggagcgcCTCCAGGATGAGGA GGTCTGGGATGCTCTCACCGATGGTTTCGCCCCCCGGAGCTCCCCCCGGCCCTGGCTGCTCCCCGGGGCTGAGGCCTCTGATGGCACCGACCACCAG ctctgcgagaaggaggaggaggaggaggagctcaCTGAGAGGAGTGAGCAGGACTCGGGCATCAATGAGGAGCCGCTGCTGACAGCTGAGCAG GTCAtcgaggagctggaggagctgatgCAGAGTTCACCTGACCCTGAGGCTGATCctgagggggaggaggaagaggaggatgaggaagaggaagaggaaactgAGGCTGATGCTAAAGGCAAAGGCAGTGGTGGGGGCACGGAGCCCATCGTTCTGCGGGAGCTGCATGCTTTTTCCCCTGCCTTCAACAACAACTGCTCTCACGAAG tgctgggccGGCTGTCGGCACGGGAGCTGGTAGCAGCGGCAGGGCGGGCAGAGGCGGCGAGCCGGGCGCTGTCAGCGGAGCTGGTGGCCCAGCTGGCACGTCGGGATGAGCTGGCGTTCGAGAAGGAGGTGAAGACGGCGTTCATCGGGGCGCTGCTGGCCGTGCAGGGCGAGCAGCGCGAGCAGCGCGAGGCTGCCCGGCGCCGCCGGCGTGACAGGGGCCTGAGCCTGCAGGGAGGGCGTCCCGAGCGTGGAAACAACATGCCCCGGAAG CGCTTCAGCATGGAGGGCATCTCCAGCATCCTGCACTCCGGCCTGCGCCAGACCTTTGGCCCCACCGCCAACGAGAAACAG tacctgaacaCAGTGATTCCCTATGAGAAGAAGGGGTCGCCACCCTCCGTCGAGGACCTGCAGATGCTCACTAACA TCCTGTTTGCCATGAAGGAAGGGAACGAGAAGGTGCCCACACTGCTCACGGATTACATCCTCAAAG TGCTCTGCCCAACCTGA
- the FEZ1 gene encoding fasciculation and elongation protein zeta-1 isoform X1 translates to MEAPLVSLEEEFEEGPGVDGGTPQRTADPALAELESFSAEMMSFKSMEDLVQEFDEKLTVCFRNYDAATEGLAPVRSHLQAQEEEERLQDEEVWDALTDGFAPRSSPRPWLLPGAEASDGTDHQLCEKEEEEEELTERSEQDSGINEEPLLTAEQVIEELEELMQSSPDPEADPEGEEEEEDEEEEEETEADAKGKGSGGGTEPIVLRELHAFSPAFNNNCSHEVLGRLSARELVAAAGRAEAASRALSAELVAQLARRDELAFEKEVKTAFIGALLAVQGEQREQREAARRRRRDRGLSLQGGRPERGNNMPRKRFSMEGISSILHSGLRQTFGPTANEKQVPFSPRKLSISVPLPYTPPFPASPQKKSSQSGSLHLGRFCSMKSIQYSPKFLPIKRSPRTIAAQSA, encoded by the exons ATGGAGGCGCCTCTTGTAAGCCTGGAGGAGGAGTTTGAGGAGGGGCCCGGGGTTGATGGGGGGACCCCACAACGCACTGCAGACCCGGCTCTGGCCGAGCTGGAGAGCTTCTCGGCTGAGATGATGAGCTTCAAGTCCATGGAGGACCTGGTGCAGGAATTCGATGAGAAGCTCACCGTCTGCTTCCGCAACTACGATGCTGCCACCGAGGGGCTGGCCCCTGTGCGGAGCCATCTCCaggcacaggaggaggaggagcgcCTCCAGGATGAGGA GGTCTGGGATGCTCTCACCGATGGTTTCGCCCCCCGGAGCTCCCCCCGGCCCTGGCTGCTCCCCGGGGCTGAGGCCTCTGATGGCACCGACCACCAG ctctgcgagaaggaggaggaggaggaggagctcaCTGAGAGGAGTGAGCAGGACTCGGGCATCAATGAGGAGCCGCTGCTGACAGCTGAGCAG GTCAtcgaggagctggaggagctgatgCAGAGTTCACCTGACCCTGAGGCTGATCctgagggggaggaggaagaggaggatgaggaagaggaagaggaaactgAGGCTGATGCTAAAGGCAAAGGCAGTGGTGGGGGCACGGAGCCCATCGTTCTGCGGGAGCTGCATGCTTTTTCCCCTGCCTTCAACAACAACTGCTCTCACGAAG tgctgggccGGCTGTCGGCACGGGAGCTGGTAGCAGCGGCAGGGCGGGCAGAGGCGGCGAGCCGGGCGCTGTCAGCGGAGCTGGTGGCCCAGCTGGCACGTCGGGATGAGCTGGCGTTCGAGAAGGAGGTGAAGACGGCGTTCATCGGGGCGCTGCTGGCCGTGCAGGGCGAGCAGCGCGAGCAGCGCGAGGCTGCCCGGCGCCGCCGGCGTGACAGGGGCCTGAGCCTGCAGGGAGGGCGTCCCGAGCGTGGAAACAACATGCCCCGGAAG CGCTTCAGCATGGAGGGCATCTCCAGCATCCTGCACTCCGGCCTGCGCCAGACCTTTGGCCCCACCGCCAACGAGAAACAGGTGCCCTTTTCCCCCAGAAAGCTGTCCATATCTGTCCCCCTTCCATACACACCCCCATTCCCTGCATCACCTCAAAAGAAATCCTCCCAGAGCGGGAGTTTGCATTTGGGCAGGTTCTGCAGCATGAAATCCATTCAGTACTCCCCAAAATTCCTGCCCATCAAACGCAGTCCCAGGACAATTGCAGCACAGTCTGCTTGA